The following DNA comes from Pseudomonas sp. MYb118.
CAGTTCGAGGATGCGCGCGGCCTCGGCGACCTTCTTCTCGACCTCGGCCTTGGACACGCCGGCCAGGTCCAGGGCGAACGACATGTTCTTGCGCACGCTCATGTGCGGGTACAGGGCGTAGGTCTGGAACACCATGGCCAGGTCGCGCTTGGCCGGGCTGACTTCGGTGATGTCGCGGCCATCGAGTTCGATGGTGCCGCCGCTGACTTCTTCCAGGCCGGCGATCAGGCGCAGCAGGGTGGACTTGCCACAGCCCGAGGGGCCGACGAAGACCACGAATTCCTTGTCGTTCACTTCAAGGTCGATGCCCTTGATGATGGAGAAGCCTTCGAAGCCTTTTTGCAGGTTCTTGATTTTCAGGTTGGCCATGGTAGTGGGCCTCCACTTTTTATTCGGTTGTGCCTGGCAGGCTTGTCATGTGTGCATTCATCCCTTGTGGGAGCGAGCCTGCTCGCGATAGCGGTGGGTCAAACGCAGCCATGTTGGCGGGTGCACCGCATCGCGAGCAGGCTCGCTCCCACAGGGGTTTTCCATAAGGGATTGAAATTGGGGTTGATTTATTTCACTGCACCAAAAGACAACCCACGCACCAACTGCTTCTGGCTGATCCAGCCAAAGATCAGGATCGGTGCGCAGGCCAGGGTCGAGACAGCGGACAACTTGGCCCAGAACAAGCCTTCGGGGCTTGAGTAGGAGGCGATCAGGGCGGTCAGCGGCGCGGCTTTCGAGGAGGTCAGGTTCAGCGACCAGAACGCCTCGTTCCAGCAAAGGATCAGCGACAGCAGCACGGTGGACGCCAGGCCGCCCTTGGCGATGGGCAGCAGCACCCGGAGCATTTCCTGGGCCAGGGTCGCGCCGTCCAGCCGGGCGGCTTCGAGGATGTCCTTGGGGATGTCCTTGAAGTAGGTGTACACCATCCACACCACGATCGGCAGGTTGATCAGCGTGTAGATCACGATCAGCGCCAGCCGTGTATCGAGCAGGCCGAACTGCTTGGCCAACAGGTAGATCGGCATCAGCACGCCCACCGGCGGCAGCATCTTGGTGGAGAGCATCCACAGCAGCGTGCGCTTGGTGTTGCGCGTCTCGTAAAACGCCATGGAGTAGGCCGCCGGCACCGCGATCAGCAGGCACAGGGCGGTGGCGCTGAAGGAAATCACCACCGAGTTCCAGGCGAAGCTGAAGTAATCGCTGCGCTCGTTGATGTGCAGGTAGTTTTCCAGCGTCGGCGTGAAGATGAACTGCGGCGGCGTGGCGAACGCGTCGATTTCGGTCTTGAAGCTGGTCAGCACCATCCAGAAGATCGGGAAGAAGATCAGGATCGCGATGGCCCAGGCCAGGGTGCCCAGCAGCAGGCTTTGCAGGCGACGGGATTGTTGAAGGGGCATGGCGCGGGCCTCAGGCTTTGTCTGTCAGGTTTTTGCCGATCATGCGCACCAGCACGATGGCCGCGATGTTGGCGATCACCACGGCGATCAAGCCGCCCGCCGAGGCCATGCCGACGTCGAACTGCACCAGCGCCTGGTTGTAGATCAGGTAGGCGAGGTTGGTCGAGGCATAGCCGGGGCCGCCGTTGGTGGTGGTGAAGATTTCGGCGAACACCGAGAGCAGGAAGATCGTCTCGATCATCACCACCACCGCAATCGGCCGGGCCAGGTGCGGCAGGGTCAGGTGCCAGAAAATCGCGATGGGACCGGCACCGTCCAGGCGCGCGGCTTCTTTCTGTTCCTGGTCGAGCGACTGCATGGCGGTCATCAGGATCAGGATCGCGAAGGGCAGCCATTGCCACGAGACAATGATGATGATCGACAGCAGCGGGTAGTGCGCCAGCCAGTCCACGGGCTGGGCGCCGAACAGCTTCCAGACGTAGGCGAGGATCCCCGACACCGGATGGAAAATCAGGTTCTTCCAGATCAGCGCGCCCACCGTGGGCATGATGAAGAACGGCGAGATCAGCATCACCCGCACGATGCCACGGCCGAGAAAGTCGCTGGCTTCGAGCAGGGCGCTGATCAACACCCCCAACACTACGCTGATCAGCAGCACGCTGCCCACCAGCAACAGGGTGTTGGTGGCGCCGGGCATGAACCCCGAGTCGGTCAGGAAGTAGGTGAAGTTCTCAAGCCCGACGAATTCGTTTTCGCCGGGGTAGAGCAGGTTGTAGCGGATCATCGAGAAGTACAGGGTCATGCCCAGCGGCACGATCATCCACAGCAGCAACAACGCCACCGAGGGGCTGACCAGAAACCAGCCGGGGTTGGCCAGCCGGTTCTTGCGCACCGGCTGGGGGATGTCCATGTGGGCTTTGGCGGTTGAGGTGTTCATGGCAGTCACAATTCCTGGCATCGACGCAGGTCACTGTAGGAGCGAGCTTGCTCGCGATGCGGTGTGTCAGGTTCATCAATGTTGGCAGACACATCGCCATCGCGAGCAAGCTCGCTCCTACAGGGGGCGGGGGTTCTTACTTGGGATAACGCGCCCGCTTCATCTCGCGTTCGGTGGTTTGCTGGGCGGCGGCCAGGGCCTGGTCGACCGTGCTCTGGCCGATCAGCGCTGCCGAGAACAGCTTGCCGACCTGGGTGCCCACCGCCTGGAATTCGGGGATGGTCACCAGCTGGATGCCGATGTACGGCACCGGGCGGGCGCCGGGTTGGGCTGGGTTGGCCGCCTTGAGCGATTCGAGCGTGACCTTGGCGAAGGGCGCTGCGTTCATGTACTCCTCGCTGTAGGTCGAGGCGCGGGTGCCTGGTGGGACGTTGGCGATGCCGTCGGTTTTCGCCACCAGCGCGCCGTACTCCTTGGAGGTGGCCCAGGCGCTGAAGGTTTTCGCTGCGTCCTTGGCCTTGGAGCTGGTGGGGATCGCCAGCGCCCAGGAGTACAACCAGGCCGAGCCTTTGTCGGTGGTTTCGTGCGGTGCGTAGGTGAAGCCGACGTGGTCGCTGACCTTGCTCTGGGTCTTGTCGGTGACGAACGAGCCGGCGACGCTGGCGTCGACCCAGATCGCGCACTTGCCGCTGTTGAACAGCGCGAGGTTCTCGTTGAAACCGTTGCTGGACGCGCCCGGCGGGCCGGATTTTTTCATGGTGTCGACGTAGAAGTTCAGCGCGTTCTTCCACTCGGGGCCGTTGAATTCCGGCTGCCATTTTTCATCGAACCAGCGCGCGCCGTAGGCATTGGCCACGGTAGTGATCAGCGCCATGTTCTCGCCCCAGCCGGCCTTGCCGCGCAGGCAGATACCGTATTGCTCCTTGTCCTTGTTGGTGAGCTTTTCGGCGAATTCGGCGATCTGGGTCCAGGTGGGGCGCTCGGGCATGGTCAGGCCGGCGTCCTTGAACAGGTCGGTGCGGTAGTAGGTGATCGAGCTTTCGGCGTAGAACGGCAGGGCGTACAGCGAGCCCTTGACCGACAGGCCTTCGCGCACCGAAGGGAACACGTCGTCGAGTGCGTAACTGGCCGGCAGGTCCTTCATCGGCTCCAGCCAACCCTTGGCTCCCCACAGTGCGGCTTCGTACATGCCGATGGTCAACACGTCGAACTGTCCGCCCTGGGTGGCGATGTCGGTAGTCAGGCGCTGGCGCAGGACGTTCTCTTCGAGCACCACCCAGTTGAGCTTGATGTCCGGGTGCTCGGCCTCGAAAGTCTTCGAGAGCTTTTGCATGCGGATCATGTCGCTGTTGTTGACGGTGGCGATGGTCAGGGTCTGGGCGCCAAGGCTGACGCTGCTGAGGGTCATGCAGGTGAGGGCTAGCAGAGCTTTTACCGAAGGTTGCATCGTGCACTCCTTTTCTGCGCCCGGCGGGCAGCAGAAGGACAGTTATTGTTTTTGTGTCTTCCATCGGTGGAAGAGGTGGGCTGATTACAGCCTTCAATTGATGATGAGACAAATCATTCATCGCACTTGGACTGATACTTTTTTGCACTGGGGTTTTGTCGGGGAGGTGCGGGGGAGAGGGGTGTGGGCTTGCAGGGGTATTGAATCTGTACAGGTTTCAACCCTGTAGAAACCTTCCATTGTGGGAGCGAGCCTGCTCGCGATGCGGTGGATCAGCCAGCATGTAAGTGTCTGACACATCGCATCGCGAGCAGGCTCGCTCCCACAGGGGGAGGGGGCACATTCACAGGGAGAGATCAGCCCAGATTCTGCTCAGTCAACCGCTGCACCACCAGCCGCCGGTAGTGCGAAGGGGTCATGCCCTTGAGTTGCTGAAAGCGCCGGTTGAAGTTGGAAATGTTGTTGAAGCCCGACTCGAAACACACATCCGTCACCGGCTTGTCACCGTCGGCCAGCAGTTCGCAGGACTTGCTGATGCGCAGCCGGTTGACGAACTCGATGAAGCAGCGCCCGGTGGCCTGCTTGAATACGCGGCTGAAGTAGGTCGGCTTCATGCCCAGGTGCTCGGCCACTTCTTCCAGCGGCAGTTCGCGGGCGTAGTGGGCGAAGATGTAGTCCACGGCGCGGTTGGTGCGGTCGACGTTGTGCTCGTCGGCCAGTTGCGGACTGGTCGCGCCGGACAGCAACTGGTAGTCGTCGGAGCTGGCGAGCAGCTCCAGCAGAATGAAAAAGTGCCCCAGGCGCGTCACGCCCTGGGTGTCGGCGATGCGCTGCATCAGGGTCATGGCCTGGCGGATCGTGCGTTTGCAGCGGAATTCGATACCGTACTGGGCGCGCTCCAGCAGGGGCGCCAGGGTCTTGAGTTCGGCGAACACCTGGTGGCCGCTCTCGAACAGCTCGTCGGTGAAGTTGACCAGCATGTCGCGCTTGGGCACCACTTCGTCCTCACCGACCTGGCTGATCCAGTTGTGGGGCAGGTTGGGGCCGGTGAGGAACAGGGTTTCCGGGTAGAAGTTGCCGATGTAGTCGCCGATGAACACCTTGCCGGAGCTGGCGACGATCAGGTGCAGCTCGTACTCCTTGTGGAAGTGCCAGCGCACCAGCGGACAGGGGAAACCGTGCTGGCGATAGATGATGGACAGGCCGTTATGGTCGTCCATCAGCTCGTATGGAAGGGTCGGTCACGCGGGCTGTTCGGGTCATGTCGGGACGCTTTTTTTGTTATCGCGCCTCGATCATGCCTCGTTCCCGCCGTTGAATGCCAGCGCGATGTGTGGGGTGCGTTGCGCCTGTTATTTATCAATCAGTCGGCGCGCATTGCGAAAGTTGGCCTCACTGCAATACTTGACCAGATTGGACTCTTCAATAAAGTCGACATTGATGATGTTGCAGTTGTACACCCAGTCTTTTTTTGCTGGGTCGAACCAGCGGTTCAAGTATTCCTTGATGTCCACGGGCCCGCCGATATTGCTGTAACTTGTCGCGGACAGCGACCAGGGTGAATAAGAGGAGGGCGGAGAGTTCATGACTTGGGTGATATGAGCTTGCACTTCTTCGGCGCTGGCATCGGTAATGCCACTCCACTCATGTTTGATTCGCACCATGAACCGGTTCTGGTCCAGTTGCGGGTGCTGGAAGGCGGCCACCCAGACCCGTTGAACCCGGCTCTGTTGTTTCAGTTCGCCCAGACTCAAGTATTGGTTGCGCACCGGAATCATCTGGTCGCCCAGGTGCGTGAGCATGAAACGGTTGAACTCCTTGTAGTCGAAGGGCTGCTTCAAATCGTGGAAATCCAGGACGATGAACTCGTCGGGGTTCTCCTGGAGAAAGCGCCGCACCTGCATGACCAGGTTTTCCAGCGAGCGGGAAGAGCGGTAGCCGTTGTGCTGGAACCAGAAGGTGCCGACGCCGCGGGAGTCGCGTTCGTATTCGATCCGCGCATCCAGCACGCGTGCGCCGTTTTGCAGTTGCTCGTAAAAGGAGTTGTTCTGGCAGGCGACCCAATGTGCAATGCCCGGAGCGCTGTAAGTGGCTTTTTTATCGACGCCCGAATTATGCGCGCCCGGTAGAACCAATTGACTCAGGGTCAATAAGTCGATGCCCGCGGTGGTGGACATCCAGCGGTTGTTATTCATTTGAATTTCCCTATTAACTTAAGACACACTTCCTGTAGGAGCGAGCTTGCTCGCGATAGCGGTATGTCATCCAACATTGATGTTGACTGATACGCCGCTATCGCGAGCAAGCTCGCTCCTACAAGGGTGGGTGTAAGTTATAGGTGGGCAAGTTGCAAGCCAAGTTCAGGCTTGCTACAGGAAGTATCTCGCCAGCAACTTACAAGTTGCGATTCTTCGCTTCGATCCACTGCGCCATGTATTGAGTACTTTTATGTTGGTGATGACGCAACATGCTGCCGGTAAAGTTGTCCCGGCGAAGTTGTGCCAGGTTGCGCCGGCAGTCCAGCAGTCTTTCGATCAGGGCCGGGCCGTGGACGGCCTGTCGATACCGCTCGCTCAACAGCGCCTGCCCTTGCGCCTGGGCGTCCAGCCATCGGGCTTCATCGTTGTACAGGCGCACGGCCTGGTCGGCGAACGCCTGCGCCGTGCAGGTCACCGCACCGGGCCAGCCGCTTGCGCCTTGCATGCCTTCGGCGCCGATGGGCGTGGTGACGTTGGGCGTGCCGCAGAGCATGGCGTCGATGATCTTGCCCTTGATGCCCGCACCGAACCGTAGCGGCGCCAGCAGCACTCGCGCCGCCGTCATCACTTGCAAGGCATCTTCTGCCCAGTTCATGACGTGGAAGCCCTGGGCCGCATTGTGCAGCGCCGTCGCCTTGGGCGGCGTGTAGGCCCCGTAAATGTGCAGTTGCGCGCCCGGCAGTTGCTGACGAATCAACGGCCAGACGGTGGACTTGAGCCAGAGCACCGCGTCCCAGTTGGGCGCGTGGCGGAAGTTGCCGATGCTGAGAAAGTGCGCACGTGAGGCGAAGGGCGCGGCTGGCACGCTGGGCGGTTCGACCATCAACGGGCACTCGTGCAGCAGGCTGCGCGGCACCTTGAACTGTTCGACCAGCAACTCGATTTCCACGTCGGAAATCATCAGGTTCAAGTCGCAGCGGTACAGCGCCGCGATCTCGCGCTTGGCCAGGTCGGTTTCGGCCATCAGCTCGAACTCTTCGCGCAGGGCAGGCGCAAACAGTTCGCTGAAGTCGTTGTCGTCGTCACTGGCGTTCAGGCGATCCTTGAGCCGTTGATGCCGGGCATGGCGCAGGCTTTGCAAATCCTGGGTGGCCAGCACGCGCAGGGCGTCGGGGCAGTGTTTCTCGACGCGCCAGCCGAACTGCTCTTCCATCATGAATTGCTCGAACAGCACGATGTCCGGGGCCAGTTCGCGCACGAACACGTCGAAGCTTTCGTTGTTCAGCTCGATCGGCACTTCGCGGATGCCCAGCGCCGTCAGGTCTTCCTGGTGTTCGCCGGCGCCGGCCGGGCTGCTGAACGTCACCTCCCAGCCCTGTTGCAGGAAGGTGTTCAGCAGTTGCATCACGTAGCCACCGGCCGCCGAAGACTTGGGTTCCGGCCAGACGTAACCGATGACCAGGATTCTGCTGGCGGGGGGCTGATTCATGCGGGCATTCCTTGAAGCGGGGGGGCAGGGGTGAAAAACGCAGCGGTATTAAACCACGGCCGGGGCGATTCCCGGCCGTGTGCGGGCAAGGCTCATGCCTGGTTGAGGATGCCCTTGACCTTGTCGCGCAGCTGGTCGATGGAGAACGGCTTGCCGATCACGTACATGTCGGCGGGCACCTCGATGCTCTCGGCATAGCCGCTGGCAAACAGCACCGGCAGCGTCGGCCGCGCCTGGCGTGCCCGGCTGGCCAGTTCACGGCCGTCCATCACCGGCAGCCCGAAGTCGGTCATCATCAGGTGAATGACCTGGTTGCTGTCGTTGAGGTGCGCCAGGGCCTGTTCGCCGCCGTCGGCCTCCAATACCTTGAACTCCAGCTCTTCCAGGACATCTACGATCAGCATGCGCACGATGTCGTCGTCTTCTACGACCAGGATGGTGGATTGTTCGGCAGACATAATGGGGCTCTCAGAAGTGGGTTTTGCAGGTGCCGGTCGATCAAAAACGCCGGTCTCTTGCATGAGTAAGTGACGAAGCCCGACAAGTTCCCAGTTGCACTGGAAAAAGAATAGCTGCACACAGGAAGGCAAGGATAACGCGCTGCGCCTCGCGGGAGCAGTGGAATGTAGGATTTTGCACACATTGACGTCAGAAAAATGGATCCATGTGGCGAATTTCGGGCAAACTCCCTGCCATCCCTTACTTTATTCCCAATAGACGACAAGGCCCGCCCATGACCACAGCGTCTTCGGTTGATGAACAACGCTTTCGTAAACTGCTGAGCCGCAACATCAGCCTGCCCCTGGGCGTCGGCGCACTCAGCGCGGTGTTCTTCGTCGCGCTGATCTCCTATCTGCTGTCGGTGATCCAGTGGGTCGAGCACACCGACCGGGTGATCAATAACGCCAATGAAGCGGTGAAACTCACCGTTGACCAGGAAACCGGCATGCGCGGTTTCCTGCTCGGGGGCGACGAGAAGTTTCTCGAACCTTACGAAATGGCCAAGCCGAAGCTGGCGGTGACCATCAACACCCTGCTGGAATTGACTGCAGACAACCCGGTGCAAACCGACCGTTTGCACCAGATCCAGGCGTTGCAGAATGAATGGGGGGCGTATGCCCAGACCATGATCGACCTGCAGCGCTCCTCGGGCGATTATCGCGGTGCGGTGAAGGCCGGTCGTGGCAAGCGCTTGACCGACGAGGTGCGCAAACAGTTCGACGATGTCGTGGCCACCGAACAGCAATTGCGCGCCTCGCGCAATGCCGATGTACGCAGCACGACGATCTGGAGCATCACCCTTTACCTGCTGTTCATCGGTGCGATCAGCGCCTTGCTGGCCTACATCGGTCGCCGGGACCTGGTCGGCCTGTCGCAGAACTACGCCGCCAACCTTGCTGCCCAGGAAGCCAGCGCTCAACGCCTGGCGAAGCAGGCCTGGTTGCGCACCGGGCAGACTGAATTGGCCGGGCAAGTATTGGGGCAACTGTCGCTCAACCTGCTGGGCCGCAACATCCTGCAATTCTGCGCGCAGTACCTGGGCAGTGCGGTGGCCGCCATTTATGTACGCGAAGAGCACGGCGGCCTCAAGCGTGTCGCCACCTACGGCTTTTCCCGCGAGCAGGAAGCCCTGGACCAACACATCTACAGCGACGAAGGCATTGTCGGCCAGGTGGCACAGCAAGCGCGCCTGATTCGCCTGGACGCGGTGCCCGCCGATTATTTCAAAGTCAGCTCGGGTCTCGGCGAAGGCTTGCCGCAGAGCGTGCTGGTAGTGCCGACCAGCGACGACGAGCGGGTCAACGGCGTGATCGAACTGGGCTTTTTGCGCCCGTTGGATGACCGCGACGTCGAGTTGCTGGAGCTGATTGCCGGCAACATCGGCACCTCCATCGAGGCCGCCCGGTATCGCCAGCGCTTGCAGGAAGTGCTCGCCGAAACCCAGCAGCTCAACGAAGAGTTGCAGGTGCAGCAGGAAGAGCTCAAGACCGCCAACGAGGAGCTGGAAGAGCAGTCGCGGATTCTCAAGGAGTCCCAGGCGCACCTGGAAACCCAGCAGGTGGAGCTGGAGCAGACCAACGAACAGCTGGCCGAGCAGGCGCAGACCCTGGCCGACCAGCGCGACGCCATGGACCTGAAGAACACCGAGCTCAACCAGGCGCAGGCGCAGCTGGAAGAGCGCGCCGAGGAGTTGCAGCGTTCGAGCAAGTACAAGTCGGAATTCCTCGCCAACATGTCCCACGAGCTGCGCACGCCGCTCAACAGTTCGTTGATCCTGGCCAAGCTGCTGGCGGAAAACCCCCAGGAAAACCTCAGTGAGGAACAGGTCAAGTTCGCCGAGTCGATCTACTCGGCCGGTAATGACTTGCTCAACCTGATCAACGACATTCTCGACATTTCCAAGGTGGAAGCCGGCAAGTTGGAAATGCGCCCGGAGAACACCAGCGTGGCGCGCCTGCTGGATGGCCTGCGCGGGATGTTCCTGCCGCTGGCGGCGGACAAACAACTGGAGTTCGCCATCGACGTACAACCGGGTTCGCCGACGATGATCTTCACCGACCGTCAGCGCCTGGAGCAGGTGATCAAGAACCTGCTGTCCAACGCCGTGAAGTTCACCGAGCGCGGTGCGGTCAGCCTGACCGTGGCCAGCCAGCCCAACGACGGCATTGCCTTCATCGTTCGCGACTCCGGTATCGGCATTGCCGCCGATCAGCAGGAGAGCATTTTCGAGGCGTTCCGCCAGGCGGACGGCACCACCAACCGGCGTTACGGCGGCACAGGCCTGGGCCTGTCGATTTCCCGAGACCTGGCGGCGTTGCTCGGCGGCACCATCAGTGTCACCAGCGAGCCGGGGCAGGGCAGCGTGTTCACCCTGGTGCTGCCGCAGCAGTACGTTGAATCGGCACCGGTGCGGGTTGCACCGGTGCCGGTTGCGCCGGCCGCCAGCCTGGCCATCGCCCCGGCTGCCGCGCTGGAGCCGTTGATTGCCCCGGTCGACATTCCTCGGTTCGAAGACGACCGTGGCAGGGCGCCGTTCAAGACCCGCAGCATTCTGGTGGTGGAAGACGAGCCGAACTTCGCGCACATCCTCTACGACCTGGCCCACGAACTGGATTATCAGTGCCTGGTGGCCCATGGCGCCGATGAGGGTTACGAGCTGGCCAAGGACTACGTGCCCGACGCGATCCTGCTCGACATGCGCCTGCCGGACCATTCCGGCCTGACGGTGTTGCAACGCCTGAAGGAAAACGCCGAGACCCGGCACATTCCGGTGCACGTGATTTCGGTCGAAGACCGGGTCGAAGCCGCCATGCACATGGGCGCCATTGGCTACGCGGTCAAGCCGACCACCCGCGAAGAGCTCAAGGACGTGTTCGGCCGCCTCGAAGCCAAGCTGACGCAGAAGGTCAAGCGCGTGCTGCTGGTGGAAGACGACGACTTGCAGCGCGACAGCATTGCCCGGCTGATCGGCGACGACGACATCGAGATCACCGCCGTGGGCCTGGCCCAGGACGCGCTGGAGCTGCTGCGCACGACGATCTACGACTGCATGGTCATCGACCTGAAGCTGCCGGACATGCTCGGCAACGACCTGCTCAAGCGCATGTCCACCGAGGAAATCTGCTCGTTCCCGCCGGTCATCGTCTACACCGGGCGCAACCTGACCCGTGACGAAGAGGCCGAGCTGCGCAAGTATTCGCGCTCGATCATCATCAAGGGCGCGCGCTCCCCGGAACGCCTGCTCGATGAGGTCACACTCTTTCTGCACAAAGTCGAATCCAAGTTGTCCCATGAACGGCAGACGATGCTCAAGACCGCGCGCAGTCGCGACAAGGTCTTCGAGGGCCGCAAGGTGCTGCTGGTGGACGACGATGTGCGCAACATCTTCGCCCTCACCAGCGCGCTGGAGCAGAAGGGTGCCGTGGTGGTCATTGGCCGCAACGGTCGTGAAGCAATCGAGAAACTCGACGAAGTCGAGGACATCGACCTGGTGTTGATGGACGTGATGATGCCGGAGATGGACGGGTACGAGGCCACCAGCCTGATCCGCCAGGACCCGCGCTGGCGCAAGCTGCCGATCATCGCCGTGACGGCCAAGGCCATGAAGGACGATCAGGAGCGCTGCCTGCAGGCCGGCGCCAACGATTACCTGGCCAAGCCCATTGACCTGGATCGCCTGTTCTCGTTGATTCGTGTGTGGTTACCGAAGATGGAAAGGATTTAGTGGAAGCGACGTATCCAGAAAAGCACAGCAGTGAGATCGAACTGCGGCTGTTGATCGAGGCGATCTACCTCAAGTACAGCTATGACTTTCGTGATTACTCCGGGGCGTCGATCAAGCGTCGCGTCCTGCATGCGTTGAGTCAGTTCGAGTGCGCGACCATCTCGGCGCTGCAAGAGAAGGTGCTGCACGACCCCACGGCGTTCATGCAGTTGCTGCAATTGCTGACGATCCCGGTCAGCGAGATGTTTCGCGACCCTTCGCACTTCCTGGCGATCCGCCGGGAGGTGGTGCCGCTGCTCAGGACCTACCCCTCGATCAAGATCTGGATCGCCGGGTGCAGCACCGGGGAAGAGGTGTATTCGATGGCCATCCTGCTGCGCGAGGAAGGCCTGCTCGAGCGCACCATCATCTACGCCACCGACATCAACCCGCGTTCGCTGGAGAAGGCCAAGCAGGGGATCTTTTCCATGGAAAACGTCCGCGCCTACACTCATAACTACCAGCAGGCCGGTGGCCAGCGCTCGTTCGCCGATTACTACACCGCCGCCTATGGCTACGCGATTTTCGACAAGAGCCTGTGCGAAAACGTGACCTTCGCCGACCACAGCCTGGCGACCGACAGCGTGTTTTCCGAAACTCAGTTGATTTCGTGTCGTAACGTGTTGATTTACTTTAATAAAAAACTGCAGGATCGTGCGTTCGGGCTGTTTCACGAATCGCTGTGTCATCGCGGTTTCCTGGTGCTGGGCAGCAAGGAAACCCCGGACTTTTCCAGCTTCGGCAACCAGTTCGAACCCTTGGTCAAACAAGAACGGATCTACCGTAAATCATGAACAGTGCAGCCGAACTTCCTCGGGTAAAGGCCATCGTGATCGGTGCCTCAGCGGGCGGTGTGGAGGCCTTGCTGGGCATCCTCGGGCCGTTGCGTGAAGGCTTTGCGCTGCCGATCATCGTGGTGCTGCACTTGCCGGACGAGCGTCGCAGCCAGTTGGCCGAGGTGTTCGCCCGGCGTGTGCCGATGCGCGTCGAGGAAGCCGGCGACAAGACCCCGGTCGAGGCCGGCACGCTGTATTTCGCCGCACCGGGTTATCACCTGTCGGTGGAACATGACCACAGTTTTTCCCTGAGCCTGGAGGACCGCGTGCATTATTCGCGACCGGCCATCGACTTTCTGTTCGAATCGGCGGCCGATGCCTACGGCCCGGCCCTGGCGGCGGTGCTGCTGACCGGCGCCAACCGCGATGGCGCGCATGGCCTGGCGCAGGTCAAGCGGCATGGGGGGCTGACCATCGTGCAGGACCCGGCCGATGCGCAGGTCGCAACCATGCCTCTGGCGGCGCTGGACACCCATCAGCCTGACCATGTCCTCCCCATCCACGGCATTGGCCGTCTGCTTGCCGAGCTGGAACGAATCGCATGCTAAGTAACATCCAAGCCAAACTGCTGATCGTCGACGATCTGC
Coding sequences within:
- a CDS encoding response regulator, which encodes MTTASSVDEQRFRKLLSRNISLPLGVGALSAVFFVALISYLLSVIQWVEHTDRVINNANEAVKLTVDQETGMRGFLLGGDEKFLEPYEMAKPKLAVTINTLLELTADNPVQTDRLHQIQALQNEWGAYAQTMIDLQRSSGDYRGAVKAGRGKRLTDEVRKQFDDVVATEQQLRASRNADVRSTTIWSITLYLLFIGAISALLAYIGRRDLVGLSQNYAANLAAQEASAQRLAKQAWLRTGQTELAGQVLGQLSLNLLGRNILQFCAQYLGSAVAAIYVREEHGGLKRVATYGFSREQEALDQHIYSDEGIVGQVAQQARLIRLDAVPADYFKVSSGLGEGLPQSVLVVPTSDDERVNGVIELGFLRPLDDRDVELLELIAGNIGTSIEAARYRQRLQEVLAETQQLNEELQVQQEELKTANEELEEQSRILKESQAHLETQQVELEQTNEQLAEQAQTLADQRDAMDLKNTELNQAQAQLEERAEELQRSSKYKSEFLANMSHELRTPLNSSLILAKLLAENPQENLSEEQVKFAESIYSAGNDLLNLINDILDISKVEAGKLEMRPENTSVARLLDGLRGMFLPLAADKQLEFAIDVQPGSPTMIFTDRQRLEQVIKNLLSNAVKFTERGAVSLTVASQPNDGIAFIVRDSGIGIAADQQESIFEAFRQADGTTNRRYGGTGLGLSISRDLAALLGGTISVTSEPGQGSVFTLVLPQQYVESAPVRVAPVPVAPAASLAIAPAAALEPLIAPVDIPRFEDDRGRAPFKTRSILVVEDEPNFAHILYDLAHELDYQCLVAHGADEGYELAKDYVPDAILLDMRLPDHSGLTVLQRLKENAETRHIPVHVISVEDRVEAAMHMGAIGYAVKPTTREELKDVFGRLEAKLTQKVKRVLLVEDDDLQRDSIARLIGDDDIEITAVGLAQDALELLRTTIYDCMVIDLKLPDMLGNDLLKRMSTEEICSFPPVIVYTGRNLTRDEEAELRKYSRSIIIKGARSPERLLDEVTLFLHKVESKLSHERQTMLKTARSRDKVFEGRKVLLVDDDVRNIFALTSALEQKGAVVVIGRNGREAIEKLDEVEDIDLVLMDVMMPEMDGYEATSLIRQDPRWRKLPIIAVTAKAMKDDQERCLQAGANDYLAKPIDLDRLFSLIRVWLPKMERI
- a CDS encoding chemotaxis protein CheB produces the protein MNSAAELPRVKAIVIGASAGGVEALLGILGPLREGFALPIIVVLHLPDERRSQLAEVFARRVPMRVEEAGDKTPVEAGTLYFAAPGYHLSVEHDHSFSLSLEDRVHYSRPAIDFLFESAADAYGPALAAVLLTGANRDGAHGLAQVKRHGGLTIVQDPADAQVATMPLAALDTHQPDHVLPIHGIGRLLAELERIAC
- a CDS encoding protein-glutamate O-methyltransferase CheR; translation: MEATYPEKHSSEIELRLLIEAIYLKYSYDFRDYSGASIKRRVLHALSQFECATISALQEKVLHDPTAFMQLLQLLTIPVSEMFRDPSHFLAIRREVVPLLRTYPSIKIWIAGCSTGEEVYSMAILLREEGLLERTIIYATDINPRSLEKAKQGIFSMENVRAYTHNYQQAGGQRSFADYYTAAYGYAIFDKSLCENVTFADHSLATDSVFSETQLISCRNVLIYFNKKLQDRAFGLFHESLCHRGFLVLGSKETPDFSSFGNQFEPLVKQERIYRKS